GCTACCAGCGTCTTGCCATGTCCGGGTGTCAATGCATGAGCCGCCCCGAAGAGCATGGCCATACTCAGAAGTACCAACCAACCTTCCGAGGAATCCAGTAATCCCGACAGGCCGTAGTGTCGCAGCCGATCGAAGATACTCATCGGTTGAACCGGGGCTTCCGGTTCCGGTTCGCTGGGGGCAACGACTTCCGGCTTTGCCTCGCCGAGTTCGTACTCCACGGAGATCTGATTGCGTTTGCGATCAGTTGGGATCACCCGTTTTTCAAAGGGTTCGGTAAAAGAGATGATGCGAGCTTCCGCCGGCGGGTCGAGCGATAATTTCAACTTTCCTTCCCGGGTGGGAAAGTTGGTTTCTTCGAAGACGAAGGACTGTTTACCGGAGAAATCTCCCAGTCGCGCGATGAAGCGAAAATGAAACTGAACCGAATCGAGAAATTCGATTCGTTCTTTACTCATCGTCCAGCGCAGCGGCACGCCGTTGAGCTTCCCTTCGAAGCCGACTGGAATGATTTCTTTCAGTTTCTGGGCCATGGCATGGGCAAAATCTTCGCGATTGAGCTTATCTTTTTGCGGCAGTGGATAGGGGGAGTCTTTTCGACCGACTTCCTGAAACAGGGTGAATTGATCGATCTCCAATTTGTAATTGACAATAACCTGGGTGGGAGTGATTTCGATGGCGATAGCGCGGTCGAATTCGAGACGGGGAACCGGATGAGCCCGCAATGAGTGCGTCAGACACCCGAGAAGTAAAACAGCAAGGAGGCCAATCGATCGCATACTTCGATTGTACCAATTTCAAAGAAGATCTGAACCTCCCGCCGAGACGGGAGGTCCGAGAAATTATTTGGCGGGTTTGCAGTAACTCAAAGCCATGAGTGCGTAACCGGTAACCAGATTGGGGTCGCCTTCCATCCAACGGTCGGTTTCATTCGTCCAGGAGCCGTCTGGATTCTGACGTTTGGCCAGTGCGTCGACCAGTTCTTTACGCCAGTTGTGCTTGACCCCCTGAGCATCGGTAATCTCGTCCACCTGCATGGCTGTCAAACTCTTGGCCATGGTGTGGTAGTAGTAGTAAAGACCTCGAGCTGCCAATTCCTTGGGCATACCCGGATTGTGATCTACCGAATAGTTTTTGCTGATCCATTCGAAGGCTTTCTTGTAGCGGAGATCGTCCTTGGAGACGCCGCAATAGATCATGCTCTTGATGCCCGCGTAGGTCATGCTGCCGTAACCTTCCAGCGGAGCATCCGGTTTATCGGAAGTCTTGGTCGACCCCCCTCCTGCCTGCGAATAGATGAAACTGCCATCGTTGATTTTTCCGGCCCAGGGACGGTCGTTGTACTCGCTCTTGAGATTCTGACAGCGACTGACGAAAATCAATGCTTTCTGTAGCGAAGGATCGCTGGAAGGAACCCCCGCTTCCTTCAAGGCATCGACGAAGAATTGCGTGTTCGACATATCGGGCCGGGACTTGCTATCGTAGCCCGCCCCGCCGTAGAAATCGTCGTTCTTGGTCTTGCCTTCGCCTTCATCCCACTGGAGTTGCTTGAGAAA
The genomic region above belongs to Telmatocola sphagniphila and contains:
- a CDS encoding nickel/cobalt transporter; this translates as MRSIGLLAVLLLGCLTHSLRAHPVPRLEFDRAIAIEITPTQVIVNYKLEIDQFTLFQEVGRKDSPYPLPQKDKLNREDFAHAMAQKLKEIIPVGFEGKLNGVPLRWTMSKERIEFLDSVQFHFRFIARLGDFSGKQSFVFEETNFPTREGKLKLSLDPPAEARIISFTEPFEKRVIPTDRKRNQISVEYELGEAKPEVVAPSEPEPEAPVQPMSIFDRLRHYGLSGLLDSSEGWLVLLSMAMLFGAAHALTPGHGKTLVAAYLVGEQGTSLHAILLGLITTISHTGSVILIALILWIFYPNTAPDSVRVILSFVGGLMIVGLGLWLLKQRLAGKADHVHLPGTSHSHSHSHGHSHSHGEEVTVHGKATFWRLLILGVTGGLIPCWDAVLLLGIAISMQKVWIALPLLLAFSLGLASVLVLIGLSVVYVGQKLGGRWAENRFVKLLPIFSSVLVILLGIWLCKSAFSPAE
- a CDS encoding prenyltransferase/squalene oxidase repeat-containing protein, producing the protein MKLRRLWIVSFSALLTGSVVAAPAFAQDTDAKWKAMVDKSAAYLKKTQNPNGSWGNEKFQGGVTGIVVTGLIKTGAATPNDESVAKGLKFIETLIDPQSGHIAGKGSAIGLHNYVTCVNVMALQAANQADKYRPVVGDAVKFLKQLQWDEGEGKTKNDDFYGGAGYDSKSRPDMSNTQFFVDALKEAGVPSSDPSLQKALIFVSRCQNLKSEYNDRPWAGKINDGSFIYSQAGGGSTKTSDKPDAPLEGYGSMTYAGIKSMIYCGVSKDDLRYKKAFEWISKNYSVDHNPGMPKELAARGLYYYYHTMAKSLTAMQVDEITDAQGVKHNWRKELVDALAKRQNPDGSWTNETDRWMEGDPNLVTGYALMALSYCKPAK